The genomic stretch GTGCTGTCAGCCTGCGCGCGCTGACGGGTGCACCAGTGCTGGCCCATGCAGGCGACCTCCCCTATTTCGAGGGCAAGGCCCCGGTGCTGCACCCCACCGGCATGTTTGGTCGGTTGTTTTTCAAGACAGGCGCGATCCAGCAGCCATTCGACTATTTCACCCCCGACCACGTCATGACGGACGACGCTCTGGATCTGGCACCTTTCGGATTTGACGCGCGCATCTTGCGAACCCCCGGCCACACCCCCGGATCGGTGTCGGTGCTGCTGAACGACAGGCGCGTCATTGCCGGTGATCTGGCAGCCTCGGGTATTCTGTTGGGCGGGATCGCGCTGCGCAGCTGCCCCAAACAGCCCCCGTTCGAGGAAGCCCCCAAGACAGTCGCGGCTTCGTTGGAGCGGCTTGTGTCACTGGGATATGAACAGTTCTATCTGGGCCACGGCGGCCCGCTTGCTTCCAGCATGATTGAAAAGCACATCCGGTTCCTGCGCCGCCTGCCGGCTCAGCCTTCGGGCGCTTCATAAGCGCCCAGCCATTGCCGCAGCAGCCCGTCCAGCGCATCCCGCTGGTCGGTGCTGAGCGCAGACAGAATGTCGTGCTGGTTGGCCACATGTTCCGTGACCACCCTGTCGATCATCGCGTAGCCCTGCGGCGTCAGCGCCACCACCGACCCGCGCCCGTCCTCGGGGTTTGGCCTGCGTTCCACCAGCCCCGCAGCGGCCAGCCGGTCAAGCCGGTTGGTCATTGTTCCCGATGTCACCATCGTCCATGAAATCAGCTCGGACGGGCTCAGCGCATAGGGTGGGCCCGCGCGGCGCAGCGTGGCCAGCACATCAAAGCTGGCCGCCGTCAACCCGTTGGCACGATAGACAGTTTCAAGCTGCGCTGCCACGTGATTGTGCAGCCGCTTGAGACGTCCAAGCACCCCCATCGGCACGACTTCAAGGTCGGGCCGTTCGCTTTTCCATTGCGCAAGTACACGGTCTACATGGTCCATGTCGCCACTTTAGGACTTGTTACCTTGACGTCAAGAGATATAGGTATATCTTGACGTCAAGATAAAGGACCACCCCATGAGCCGAACCACCGACCTTGCACTGGCCGCACTGGCCCCCGCGATCTGGGGCAGCAGCTATATCGTGACAACGCAGATGTTGCCCGACGGCTATCCGTTAACCGTCGCCATGCTGCGCGCCCTGCCCACGGGCATTTTCCTGATGCTGATTGCCCGCCGCCTGCCGCCCCGTGCCTGGCTGGGCAAGCTGGCCGTGCTGGGCGCGCTGAACTTTTCGATTTTCTGGGGCGCGCTGTTTCTGGCCGCCTACCGCCTGCCCGGTGGCGTGGCCGCGACCCTTGGTGCGGTGCAGCCGCTGATTGTCCTGCTGCTGGCACGCGCCTTGCTGGGTGGCACATTGCATCTGCGCGGCGTAATCGCTGCCATCGCCGGCATCTTTGGCGTGGCCCTCTTGGTGCTCGACCCATCGGCGCGCCTTGACAGCATTGGCATCATCGCGGCCCTTGGCGGTGCTGTGTCCATGGCCTGTGGTGTGGTGCTGACCCGCAAATGGCAACCGCCCGTCCCGGCACTGACCTTTACCGCGTGGCAATTGACGGCGGGCGGACTGTTGTTGCTGCCCTTTGCCATGACCTTCGAGCCGGCCCTGCCCCCGTTCACCACACCCCATATCGCAGGGTTCCTGTGGCTTGGGCTGATCGGTGCCGCCCTGACCTATTTCTTCTGGTTCAGGGGCATCGAACGGCTTGGCCCTGCGGCCATCACCCGCTTTGGTTTCCTCAGCCCCCTGACGGCGGTGTTGCTGGGCTGGCTCATTCTGGGCGAAACCCTTGGACCCGCACAACTGGCCGGTGCCCTGATTGTCATCCTCTGCATGGCCTTTGGCGGCGCACCTGCACCCCGTCGAGCATTCTCCGGATGACAAATCTCATCGGTACGATACCGCCACCAGCGTCACGCGTTGCGAAACCTCGGTAAATCAGGCCTTGTGCATTGCGCTTGGCGGACCCCTTCAGCGAAACCGACTTTTGTGGGTTCGACAAAGCCATTCCCTCCGAAGACACGCCCAGCACCAGCCCCCCTTTTCTGACGGAAAAATTGTCAAAGACGTGTCGCCGCACAAGGTCACACAGGGGCGCGAACGCATCGCCGATGCTCCGGCTCTCCAGCCACGCCATCCAGGGGCCAAAGAGCCGACCTACGCTGCGCCGCTGAAATAGCTTCGGCGTTTGCTCGGGTCTGGACCCTAGAAAAGGGCAACGTGGCTTGCTGCAAAAACCATTGCAAAAATGAATTGAAGGGTGTTTTTCTTGCTTAGGTTGATTTTCGCGTTGGTATTATGAAACAAGCTGTCATCATTCTACACGGCATGGGCGAGCAAATTCCAATGGCCACGTTGAATGCCTTCGTATCTTCTGTCTGGACGAAAGACGGCTCCCTGGTAGATGCTGACAGGCCAGACCCGAATACTGGCGGTGTCCGTCATGGCAACGTTTCCTGGGCGAAGCCGGACGAACGCAACAGTTCAACCGAGCTACGCCGCATCGCCACCGAACGTGATAAAGCGGGCAACTACACGGATTTCTACGAATACTATTGGGCGCATATGATGCAGGGCAACACGTGGGAGCACGTGGTGACGTGGATCAAAGACCTACTCTTCCGGGTCCCGCCCAAGCGGGTCGCCCATGCATGGGTCGTGCTGTGGATCATCACGGTGATCGTCGGTGGGATGACGCTCTGGGGGATGTGGCCGAAAGAAGCACCGAAGCTGTGGGTGGCCTGGGTCTCTGCACTTGGCGGGATGGCGGTGTCGACCTTCGTCTCGGCGGTGCTGGTCAAGCGCTTCGGAGACGTCGCCCGCTATGTCAAAGCCTTGCCACCCAACGTTGCCAAACGCCACCAGATCCGGCAGGCGGGCGTGGACCTGCTGTCGCGGCTGATCGATGACCCAGAATACGACCGGATCATCGTCGCCGCCCATTCTTTGGGGACCATCGTCGCGTATGACATCCTCGCCCAGACCTACACCCGCTACAACGACCAGCACGAAGACGCCCCGCAGCCCGAACGCGACTCGCTGGAACAGATGATCCGCGACGCTAAGGCGAGCGGCAAACTGGACATCGACGCGTTTCAGGACCAGCAGGCCAGGGCTTTTGCCGAGGCCAAGGAACAGGGCTCCCCTTGGATCGTGTCGGATTTCGTGACGATGGGCGCGCCGCTGACCCATGCGGAATTCCTCGTGGCCGAAAGCGACGAAGACCTGCGCGCCCGCCAGCAAAACCGCCTGCTGCCGACCTGTCCTCCGACGCTGGAATACGACGGCACGACGAAGATGCAGCACTTCAGCTATTCCGGCAAACGCGACCGCAAGCCCGGCGATTGCCGCACGCCGCACCACGCGGCGCTGTTCGCCTACACCCGCTGGACGAACCTCTATTCACAGGAAAAGGCTATCCTGACCGGAGACCTGATTTCCGGCCCCGTGGGCGCGGCCTTTGGCCTGCCGGGCGACAAAGGCGTGGTGCAGGGCGTGCGCGATATCCCCGTGATGCCCGCGCTGGATGCCGACGGAAAGGTGGCCGAGGGGCACAAGCGGTCGTTCTTTTCGCACAACAATTACTGGGCGATGGACAAGGGCACGGACAAAGGGAACTCGGGCGTCCCGCACCACATCGCCGAACTGCGCCGCGCCCTGCGGCTATTGGGGTAGGCCATGCGTTTTATCGACCGGGACAAACTCAGCCCGCCCGAGATGCTGTTCGACAAGCGCACGGATGAGGCCCGCGCCGAGGTGCAGGCCTTCATCGACCAGACCTACAGCAAGGGCGGCACGCGGCGTGCGCCCCGGTCCGATTGGCTGGATGATGATGTCTTGATGCGCCGAGAGATGGCTGAACGCTTTGGCCATGTCTGCGCCTATTGCGAAAGTCCCGCGCCGTTCGATGGCGAGCGGAAACAGGGCTATGTCAGCCGCCACCGCCCGCCTATGCTGGCGCAGGACGAAGACGGCAAGACCGATCTGCTGGCGTATTGCTGGTTGATGTATGACTGGGAAAACCTGCTGTGGGTCTGCCCCACCTGCGCGCGGCTCAAGGGCAACAAGTTCTTCATCGAGGCCAGGCGCGGCCAACCCGGCATGTCCATCAAGGAACTGCGCGCGTTAGAACAAGAGGTCATGCTCGACTCCTGTTTCCACGACCCGGGGGATCATCTTGTTTTCCTGCCCGATGGGACCGTGGAGTGGACCAGTCCGGCGGGGCATGCGACGTCCGAGACACTCGACCTCAACCGCCCGGAATTGGTCGCAAGCCGCCGGTCCGCGATCCAGGCTTTGGGTGAGGCGCTGCGGAGCGGCGGTTTGGTGGCCGACGGGTATGTTCTGTCGGCAGAAACCCTTTCCGGTCCAGCGGAGCATGCGGGGGCCGTGACCAATGCGTTGATGCGCTTTGCGGCGGCTCAGGGGCTTTCTGCTGCGACCGTCGACGCACTGGCCGAGACAGTAAACGCAATGGACCCGGAGGACCGGAGGCGCTTTGCCGAAGATTTCCTTTCCCGCACCTATGACGTCGATGTTGAAGCAGCGGGCTTTGCCCCCGATGACGGGTTCGAGAGCAGTCTTGCTGTACAAGAGGACGACACCGCCCCGGCCACACGAGCCCCCAGCCGCATCCCCAACATCCGCAAGCTGCCCAATGCGACAAAGCCGATCACGCGGGTCGAGATCAGCAACTTCAAGGCGTTGAAGGAAATCGCCTTTGATCTGCCCGACCGCGTCGCCGACGCCGATCAATCGCCCTGCATGCTGCTGCTGGGCGAGAACGCCACAGGCAAGTCCTCGGTCCTCGAAGCGATGGCTCTGGCTGTGATCGGCACCGAGGAAGCCGCCGCGCTGGACGAGGCCATCGACGACGAACCGCTCTCACCCGCCGATCTGATTCACCGCCCCGATCCCTATCGGTGGGCCGAGACCACGCCGGGCATGGCCGTTCGGCTTGGGTTTCTCGACAGCATCATCCCGGCGGGCGTCAACGCGCGCACGGGCGATGCGCGGTTTTCCGGTGATGCGCAGTGTTGCAAGGTGGTGCTGGGCTACGGCCCGCGCCGGTTCTTTACCAAGCGCAAGACGCGGCGGCTGCGGGCGCCTGCGCACCGGGTGCGGTCGCTCTTCGATCCGATGGACATGATCGCCAACCCGATCCTGTGGCTGACGACGCTGGAGGGAAAGAAGTGGGAGGCCACCGCGCGCGCCCTGCGCGAAGTGTTGATGTTGTCGGATGACGACGATTTCGAACGCGACGACGACCCGGACACGCCGGGGGCGATCTACGTGCGCCAGAACGGGCGGCTGGTGGCGATGAAGGATCTGTCGGTCGGGTATAAATCCGTGATCGCGATGGTCTGCGACATCATCCGCGAGATGCTTTGTCACTACGACAACCTGGAATTCGCCAGCGCCGTGGTCTTCATCGACGAGATCGAAACCCACCTGCATCCGCGCTGGAAGATGCAGATCATGACGCTGCTGCGCCGCGCCTTTCCCAGGATCCAGTTCATCGCCACGACGCATGACCCGCTGTGCCTGCGCGGCATGTATGACGGCGAGGTCTTCGTGCTGCAACGGTCTGCCGAGGATCAGGTCGAGCGGGTCGAAGACCTGCCTTCGATCCGGGGGATGCGGGCGGAACAGATCCTGACGTCGGAATTCTTCGGCCTCGGGTCGACTGACCCGGAGACGGACGCGCGGCTGGAACGCTATAATCGGCTGGCGGTGCGGATCGAGGACCTGTCCGAGGCCGAGCGCGCCGAACTGGACGTGCTGCGCGGCAAACTGGACGACGGGATGGTTCTGGGATCGACTCTGCGGGAACAGGCCTATGCCGAGGCCTTGAAGAAGCAGGTCGGGCAGGAAGTTGCGCCGACGAAGGTGGCGTCGCCGCGCCGCGCCGACCTGCGGCAGACGTTTTCGGCGTTGTTTGAGAAACGCTCATGATCAAGGCTGTGCGTACCCCCTGTCCGCCCGCGCTGGATCTGACGGTTCCAGGGTCGGCGGGGTCGAGGGAACTGGCGAAGGTCAAGGCCAAGCTGGCGGCGGGAGAGGTGTTGAAAAGCGATGATTTCAGCGCCTACGGAAACCGTGCCGTGCGCGAGGCGTTGCGCGAGATGTTCCACGGCAAATGCGCCTATTGTGAGAGCAAGATCGCCGGGTCTCAGGACACGGACGTGGAACATTACCGGCCCAAGAAGGGCGTGACCGAGGCAGACGAGGCGGGCGTGGCGCATCCGGGCTATTGGTGGTTGGCGATGCGGTGGGAAAACCTCGTGCTGTCGTGCCAGCATTGCAACCAGTCGCGCAGCTATCACGTGATCATCCCGGATGGATTGGAGACTGAGGATGACCTGCGCGCGTTCCTGGAACGGCAGCCCAAGACGCGGGCGGGCAAATTGAATGCCTTTCCGGTGGAAGGGAATGCCTGGGTGACGGACGAGGGCGGTGATTTGGCGACGGAGAATCCGTTGATCCTGAACCCGGTGGACATGGATCCGGACGATCATCTCGAATGGGTGCTGTTTCAGGGCGCTTCGACCGTGCGGGCGAAGGGCGGCAGTGCGGTGGGCGAGGCGACGCGCAAGATCCTCGGGCTGAACCGGCGCTGGTTGGAAGAGGACAGGCGGATCAGGCTGCTGGAGATGCGGCGGCTGCGGAACCGATTGATTGCCAAGCTGAACAAGTGGCTGGAAGCGGATAGTTCAGTCCTCGCTGAGGTTTATCAAGCAGCCGCTCAGGAAGTCATTGACGATTTGCGTGCGATGACGGACGAGAAACAGCCGTTCGCGGGTATGGCGCGCGCCTTCCTGTCACAGGTTCAGGACGAAGTCGCGACAATGCAGAGCTGAGCATCCCTAGGTCACATACCCATAAAAGGGATTCACAGACTTTAGAAAACGTGATTCACTTTCCGGCAAATGTGGAGGTGAGAATGGCACGTTTTGATTTGACAGATTTTGAATGGTCGGTGATCCAGCCGTTGCTGCCGACGAAGGTGCGCGGCAAGCCGCGTGTGGATGCCGTTGGCCGTATTTCCGGTGCTGGCGTCTCAACGGTGTCTGGGTCCAGTTGCATCGAGTGCTCTACCAAGCTGCTTGCAAAAGGGCGGGTCGCCGCCCTGATCCCACAGTTGCCATCATGAACAATCAGTCGGTTAAGACGACGGAAAGGGTGTTTGAAATGGTTCTTCGGCGGACAATATATGTGTTGCCGACTAGCAGGATACCAAGTCGAGACGATCAGCTTTCGTCCAGACGCCGAGCTGTATCGGCGGCCTCGAAATGCTCCATTTGGTCGGTATAAGCCTTCTTGAAAGCGGGCTGATCCATGACCCTTTCCACAAAGGCTTCTGTTGCAGGCCGATCTCCGAAGGCACGGAGCTTTGCCACGCGCAGGACGTCCGTCATCATGAGGTCCGCGATGGTGAAACGACCAGCAGCAAGCCATTCTCGCTCCTTCAGGGTGCGCTCCACATGGGCCAGACGACTTTCCAACCAGTCGGTCAATCCGTTCTCAGTCGCGCCCGTCACCTCTAGGAACCACCAAGGAACGGATACCATCTCGATGGAGTTAAGGGCGGCAAAAACCCACTGAAGGGTTTCGGCGCGCGCTTGCCGATCACGCGGCATCAGCGTCTCGCTCTTCTCCGCCAGATGCAAAACACAGGCCCCGCTCTCGAACATATGGAGATCACCGTCCGACATGAGGGGAACCTGTCCGAATGGCTGACGGGCAAGATGGTCTGGACCGCCTTCCCCCAATGGCACGGTTCTGACGGAATAGGGAAGGCCCGCCTCCTCGCAGGCCCACCTAAGCCGCATGTCGCGCACGAAGCCGGCGGGGCCATTGGTCATTGGCACCCAGTCGAGGGTCCAGATCGTTATGGTCTCGTGCATTTCCACCTCCCGGACGTAAGTTTGCGCAGCCGTCGCTCACATGACAATCAAACCTGAGGTCGTAGCAACCGCGTCAAAAGCTTGTTTCTGCGGCGATGCTATTTCGGCGTTCGCGTTCTGAACAGTCGAACCGGCCCCGTGCCACTGCGCTTGATTACGCCCTTGGCTTCCAGATCAAGCTGCACAGCCTTCAACCACCACCCGGCTTTCTCACCACCTGGAAACAGGTCTTGCGACAGGGTCGGCAATAGGGCGGCCTTTGCCTCGGCGACCGTTAATCCCGGGGCCTCGGTCGGTAGCACCGGCAGGAACGCGTCGCGCATCGCCGTATATTTGGCTTTGTTCACGCGCTGGGTTCGACCGGGCGAGGTGATGCTCTCGATCTCGATTTTCTCATCCGTGTCAGACATCTATTTCTCCTGTGACTGGCGTCTTCGGGTTGCGGAACCCCATGGCGACCCACGCGGCAAAGAGCCTGGCGAAAAAGCCCAGGCTCTGTTTCTTGGCGTTCGGGATGTCGTCGGGCAGCACGGCCCCCTCAGGCAGATCGGAGGCCATCGTGCGCATCGTGGGCGCAGGCATCGTGCCCTCCGGCCACAATCCGCCATAAAGGCTTAGCCAGTGCCCGCCCTTGAACTCCAGATAGATCGGCGTGTTGCAGCAGGTGGCGATGGCGCGCTTGGTCGCGTGTTCGGGGGACAGGCGGAAGGTCTTCAGACCATCGGTGCCGGAAAGAAACCGCACGCGATCCTTGCGACAGATGACGAACGGCGTGGTGCCATGATCCGTCAAGGTCTGCGACGCGCGGTCCAGTCGCTGCATCCGATCTGCCGCCTCGCGGCACGATGTGCAGCAGCATTCGACGCTGTCGATGGGATGGCCGCGCAGCTCAAGGCGGGTCCGCCCGCAGGTGCAAGTGATCTCGGTTGTCTCACCCATGCGCCGTCTCCTGCGCCGCCGCAGCCTCCAGCGCCGCGATGTCAATCTTGCCCATCTGCATCATGGCCGCGGTCACACGGCCCACAACCGCGGGATCGTCACTGGACAAGAGGTCCGGCATACGCTTTGGCACGATCTGCCAAGAGACGCCAAAGCGATCCACCAGCCAACCGCAATGTCCCGCCTCACCGCCGTTTGCGGTCAGCTCACTCCA from Pseudosulfitobacter sp. DSM 107133 encodes the following:
- a CDS encoding MBL fold metallo-hydrolase, coding for MTKTYIEPIAMLPFGMLNAFLLVQDQKAVLVDTGLPKAANHVAKALKKHGLNWAHIKLIVLTHGHIDHAGSAVSLRALTGAPVLAHAGDLPYFEGKAPVLHPTGMFGRLFFKTGAIQQPFDYFTPDHVMTDDALDLAPFGFDARILRTPGHTPGSVSVLLNDRRVIAGDLAASGILLGGIALRSCPKQPPFEEAPKTVAASLERLVSLGYEQFYLGHGGPLASSMIEKHIRFLRRLPAQPSGAS
- a CDS encoding MarR family transcriptional regulator; the encoded protein is MDHVDRVLAQWKSERPDLEVVPMGVLGRLKRLHNHVAAQLETVYRANGLTAASFDVLATLRRAGPPYALSPSELISWTMVTSGTMTNRLDRLAAAGLVERRPNPEDGRGSVVALTPQGYAMIDRVVTEHVANQHDILSALSTDQRDALDGLLRQWLGAYEAPEG
- a CDS encoding EamA family transporter; this translates as MSRTTDLALAALAPAIWGSSYIVTTQMLPDGYPLTVAMLRALPTGIFLMLIARRLPPRAWLGKLAVLGALNFSIFWGALFLAAYRLPGGVAATLGAVQPLIVLLLARALLGGTLHLRGVIAAIAGIFGVALLVLDPSARLDSIGIIAALGGAVSMACGVVLTRKWQPPVPALTFTAWQLTAGGLLLLPFAMTFEPALPPFTTPHIAGFLWLGLIGAALTYFFWFRGIERLGPAAITRFGFLSPLTAVLLGWLILGETLGPAQLAGALIVILCMAFGGAPAPRRAFSG
- a CDS encoding AAA family ATPase, whose product is MRFIDRDKLSPPEMLFDKRTDEARAEVQAFIDQTYSKGGTRRAPRSDWLDDDVLMRREMAERFGHVCAYCESPAPFDGERKQGYVSRHRPPMLAQDEDGKTDLLAYCWLMYDWENLLWVCPTCARLKGNKFFIEARRGQPGMSIKELRALEQEVMLDSCFHDPGDHLVFLPDGTVEWTSPAGHATSETLDLNRPELVASRRSAIQALGEALRSGGLVADGYVLSAETLSGPAEHAGAVTNALMRFAAAQGLSAATVDALAETVNAMDPEDRRRFAEDFLSRTYDVDVEAAGFAPDDGFESSLAVQEDDTAPATRAPSRIPNIRKLPNATKPITRVEISNFKALKEIAFDLPDRVADADQSPCMLLLGENATGKSSVLEAMALAVIGTEEAAALDEAIDDEPLSPADLIHRPDPYRWAETTPGMAVRLGFLDSIIPAGVNARTGDARFSGDAQCCKVVLGYGPRRFFTKRKTRRLRAPAHRVRSLFDPMDMIANPILWLTTLEGKKWEATARALREVLMLSDDDDFERDDDPDTPGAIYVRQNGRLVAMKDLSVGYKSVIAMVCDIIREMLCHYDNLEFASAVVFIDEIETHLHPRWKMQIMTLLRRAFPRIQFIATTHDPLCLRGMYDGEVFVLQRSAEDQVERVEDLPSIRGMRAEQILTSEFFGLGSTDPETDARLERYNRLAVRIEDLSEAERAELDVLRGKLDDGMVLGSTLREQAYAEALKKQVGQEVAPTKVASPRRADLRQTFSALFEKRS
- a CDS encoding HNH endonuclease, whose protein sequence is MIKAVRTPCPPALDLTVPGSAGSRELAKVKAKLAAGEVLKSDDFSAYGNRAVREALREMFHGKCAYCESKIAGSQDTDVEHYRPKKGVTEADEAGVAHPGYWWLAMRWENLVLSCQHCNQSRSYHVIIPDGLETEDDLRAFLERQPKTRAGKLNAFPVEGNAWVTDEGGDLATENPLILNPVDMDPDDHLEWVLFQGASTVRAKGGSAVGEATRKILGLNRRWLEEDRRIRLLEMRRLRNRLIAKLNKWLEADSSVLAEVYQAAAQEVIDDLRAMTDEKQPFAGMARAFLSQVQDEVATMQS
- a CDS encoding glutathione S-transferase family protein, which gives rise to MHETITIWTLDWVPMTNGPAGFVRDMRLRWACEEAGLPYSVRTVPLGEGGPDHLARQPFGQVPLMSDGDLHMFESGACVLHLAEKSETLMPRDRQARAETLQWVFAALNSIEMVSVPWWFLEVTGATENGLTDWLESRLAHVERTLKEREWLAAGRFTIADLMMTDVLRVAKLRAFGDRPATEAFVERVMDQPAFKKAYTDQMEHFEAADTARRLDES